TCCTGCGCGACGCTTTGCAAACAGACGGCATCGTTCTCCCCAGCCAAGCCGAGGAACTTGGCAAAACCCTTCACGTTGCGATCTGGACCACAACCCCTTGGACCCTCCCCGCCAATCTGGCGGTGTCCGTCAACGAGCGACTCGACTACGCCCTCGCCGATGACGGCAGCGGTCGTCTGCTCCTCGTCGCAGCAGAACTGATTGAGTCCCTGAGTGGAACCCTCGCCCTCCCTTTAAAGCGAAAAGCCACGGTCAAAGGTGCGTTGTTGGCTGGCCTGATCTATCGCCATCCCCTCCTGGACCGGACAAGCCCCATCGTGATTGGCGGCGAATACATCACCACCGAATCAGGGACTGGCCTCGTGCACACCGCACCGGGCCATGGCGTGGATGACTTCCATACCGGCCAGAAAAATGGCTTGCCGGTGCTTTGTCCTGTCGACGAGGCGGGCACCCTCACCGAGGAAGCCGGGCCGTTTGCCGGCCTCAACGTGCTGAAGGATGCCAACCCAGCCATCATCGAGGCCCTTCAGCAGGCTGACGCTCTGCTGAAACATGAGCCCTACGGCCATCGCTACCCCTACGACTGGCGCACCAAAAAACCAACGATCTTCCGCGCTACCGAGCAGTGGTTCGCCTCCATTGATGGATTCCGTGACGATGCACTCGACGCCATCGACAAGGTGAATTGGACGCCTGCATCAGGTCGAAACCGGATCGAATCGATGGTGAAAGAGCGCGGAGACTGGTGCATCTCCCGCCAGCGCACCTGGGGCGTTCCGATTCCGGTTTTCTACAACCGCACCAATGGGGAGGTATTGCTCAACGCCGACACCTTGGCTCATATCCAGGGCCTCATTGCTGACCATGGCGCAGATGTTTGGTGGGAAAAAGATGAATCGGAGCTCCTACCAGCGGCCTACGCAAGCGAAGCCGACCAATGGCGGAAAGGCACGGACACGATGGATGTGTGGTTCGACTCAGGCTCCAGTTGGGCCGCTGTTGCAAGCCAACGCGACAACCTCAGTTACCCAGCAGATCTTTACTTAGAGGGTTCCGACCAGCACCGTGGCTGGTTCCAGAGCTCTCTTCTCACCTCTGTGGCCGTTAATGGCCATGCTCCCTATCAACGCGTTCTCACCCATGGCTTCGCCCTGGATGAGAAAGGTCGCAAAATGAGCAAATCATTGGGCAATGTGGTGGACCCAATGGTGATCATTGCTGGGGGTAAAAATCAAAAACAAGACCCTCCCTACGGCGCAGATGTTTTGCGTCTTTGGGTGAGTTCAGTGGATTATTCAGCCGACGTTCCGATCGGAGCAGGAATCCTGCGACAGCTGGCTGACGTGTACCGAAAAGTCCGCAATACCAGCCGCTATCTACTCGGCAATCTGCATGATTTCAATCCAAGCCGTGACGGGATTCCAGTCCATGAGCTACCCCTACTCGATCGATGGATGCTTCAACGCTCAGCGGAAGTTATGGACGACATCAATGCAGCATTTGAGAATTTTGAATTTTATCGCTTCTTTCAACTGCTCCAGAACTATTGCGTTTCCGACTTATCAAACTTTTATCTAGATATCGCCAAGGATCGTCTTTATGTAAGCGCGCCTGATGATCGGCGCCGGCGAAGCTGTCA
The DNA window shown above is from Synechococcus sp. CC9902 and carries:
- the ileS gene encoding isoleucine--tRNA ligase, which produces MNKETRGAAEERPSYKNTLNLLQTSFGMRANAVTREPELQSFWAEHGIDFKLGVTNKGPTFTLHDGPPYANGALHMGHALNKVLKDIVNKHQILKGRRVRFVPGWDCHGLPIELKVLQSMDQEQRQALTPIKLRKKAAAYARKQVEGQMKGFQRWGIWADWDQPYLSLQKDYEAAQIRVFGDMVLKGHIYRGLKPVHWSPSSRTALAEAELEYPDGHTSPSVYATFPAVELPAVLRDALQTDGIVLPSQAEELGKTLHVAIWTTTPWTLPANLAVSVNERLDYALADDGSGRLLLVAAELIESLSGTLALPLKRKATVKGALLAGLIYRHPLLDRTSPIVIGGEYITTESGTGLVHTAPGHGVDDFHTGQKNGLPVLCPVDEAGTLTEEAGPFAGLNVLKDANPAIIEALQQADALLKHEPYGHRYPYDWRTKKPTIFRATEQWFASIDGFRDDALDAIDKVNWTPASGRNRIESMVKERGDWCISRQRTWGVPIPVFYNRTNGEVLLNADTLAHIQGLIADHGADVWWEKDESELLPAAYASEADQWRKGTDTMDVWFDSGSSWAAVASQRDNLSYPADLYLEGSDQHRGWFQSSLLTSVAVNGHAPYQRVLTHGFALDEKGRKMSKSLGNVVDPMVIIAGGKNQKQDPPYGADVLRLWVSSVDYSADVPIGAGILRQLADVYRKVRNTSRYLLGNLHDFNPSRDGIPVHELPLLDRWMLQRSAEVMDDINAAFENFEFYRFFQLLQNYCVSDLSNFYLDIAKDRLYVSAPDDRRRRSCQTVMALIIERLAGLIAPVLCHMAEDIWQNLPYPVAHTSVFQNGWPSVPADWRDPALTAPVQQLRQLRTAVNKVLEDCRNQQELGASLEAAVRLEAHSPELQTALQWLDEHGDAEVDGLRDWLLVSQLQIGGEPWAELLASQDNEQALIEVAHARGSKCSRCWHYEADVGQHTDHPDLCGRCIEVLKRGDYQLA